A region of Catenibacterium mitsuokai DNA encodes the following proteins:
- the pepT gene encoding peptidase T translates to MLIEKRFLKYVSFDTQSDESSTTSPSTEKQFDLADFLSEEMQILGVDEVERTDQGIVYGKIYSNTDEPMKAIGFIAHMDTSPDASGHDIHPRIIRSYPGGRIILNEEKKMYLDPETNPELKGLVGDDLITTDGTTLLGADDKAGVAIIMSMVEYICQNRDFKHGDICIAFTPDEEVGRGTENFDVKRFGADYAYTVDGGRIDEFSFENFNAYKADVTITGKSYHPGDSKGKMVNALTLGRQFDTMLGDNKRPEATEHKEGFYHLHHMEGDVSTTKMTYILRDHDMDNMHDMIHTMQLAASYLNQVNHGHYIDIDFTLQYKNMIEVINKTPDIVYKVKQAMINIGLDPIASPIRGGTDGANLSFMGLPCPNLGTGGYNYHGPYEFCSINSMKKGVKLLLELIKEA, encoded by the coding sequence ATGTTGATTGAAAAGAGATTTTTGAAATATGTGAGTTTTGATACACAATCTGATGAATCTTCTACAACATCTCCTTCTACAGAAAAACAATTTGATTTAGCTGATTTCTTGAGTGAAGAAATGCAGATTCTTGGTGTAGATGAAGTAGAAAGAACAGATCAGGGAATTGTATACGGTAAGATTTATAGTAATACTGATGAGCCTATGAAAGCTATTGGATTTATTGCACATATGGATACTTCTCCAGATGCAAGTGGACATGATATTCATCCACGTATTATTCGTTCTTATCCAGGAGGACGTATTATTCTTAATGAAGAAAAGAAGATGTATTTAGACCCAGAAACAAATCCTGAATTAAAAGGACTTGTGGGTGATGATTTAATTACAACTGATGGAACTACACTTCTTGGTGCTGATGATAAAGCAGGTGTGGCTATTATTATGAGCATGGTAGAGTATATCTGCCAGAATAGAGATTTTAAGCATGGAGATATCTGTATTGCCTTTACACCTGATGAAGAAGTAGGTAGAGGTACTGAAAACTTTGATGTTAAGAGATTTGGTGCTGATTATGCTTATACAGTAGATGGTGGCAGAATCGATGAATTCAGTTTTGAAAACTTCAATGCCTATAAAGCAGATGTCACTATTACAGGTAAGAGTTATCATCCAGGTGATTCTAAAGGCAAGATGGTCAATGCCCTTACTTTAGGTCGTCAGTTTGATACAATGCTTGGTGATAATAAACGTCCTGAAGCGACTGAACATAAAGAAGGCTTCTATCATCTTCATCATATGGAAGGTGATGTTTCTACCACTAAGATGACTTATATACTAAGAGATCATGATATGGACAATATGCATGATATGATTCATACAATGCAGTTAGCTGCTTCTTATTTAAATCAGGTAAATCATGGACATTATATTGATATTGACTTTACTTTACAGTATAAGAATATGATTGAAGTTATCAATAAGACACCTGATATTGTATATAAGGTAAAACAGGCAATGATTAATATAGGACTTGATCCTATTGCTTCTCCTATTAGAGGTGGTACTGATGGAGCTAATTTAAGCTTTATGGGACTTCCTTGTCCAAACTTAGGTACTGGTGGATATAACTATCATGGTCCTTATGAATTCTGTAGTATTAATTCTATGAAAAAGGGTGTTAAGTTGCTTCTTGAATTGATTAAGGAGGCATAG